In Gracilibacillus salitolerans, the sequence TAAAAAACGTGCTTATTTAAAAGATCAAAAAACTAAAGGTGGGGAAAATGATGGACAACAAATTGCTTGATATTAACCAAATTAAATTAAAACAACAGCTGACAACACAGGAAGAGGTTTTTGAAGAAATCGCAACTATTGCCATTAGTCAAGGCATTGCTACAGATTCCAACGAGGTTGTGAATGGATTACTAACGCGTGAAAATGAAAGTACAACAGGCTTTCAAGATGGATTTGCCATTCCACATGCACAAGTTGATGCGATTAAACGGCCTGCTATTGTCGTTGTATCTTCTAAAGAAGGAGTGTAATGGGATGCTTTAGATGGAAAACCAGCTATCTTCTTTATCGCTCTATTAATTCCAAAACAAGAAGCAGGTACTACTCATATTCAAGCACTTGCATCTATTTCGAGAATGTTAATTTATGAAGAAAAACGGGAAGCACTAGCAAATGCTAAAGATGCAGACACCGTAATGGAAGAGCTAGCAGGAGCTTTCGCATAAATTACGGACGGTTAACGTCGTAATAAAATTTTACCTAGGGGGAGAATCATATGACACTCGTATCATCTACACCAATGTTACAAGAAGCTAGAGAATCCGGTTATGGCATTGTTGCCTTTAATGTTCACTCTTTCGATATGCTTTATTCGGTTGCAGAAGCGGCAGCTGAGATAGATGCACCAGTTATTATTCAAACAACGGTTGGGACAGTTCAAAATTTAGGTCCAGACAGCATTGTGAAAACAGCACATGCTGCATCTGAAAAATATGATATTCCAATGGCACTCCACTTAGATCATTGTACTGATTTAGATGTAATAATCAAGTGCATTCGCGCAGGTTACACATCTATCATGATTGATGCTTCGATGCATCCATTTGAAGAAAATGTACGTCTTACAAATCAAGTAATGAATATTGCTAAATATATTGATGTAAATGTAGAAGCAGAATTAGGAAAAGTTGGTGGCGTAGAAGATAATATTATTGTTTCCGATAAAGATGCGGAAAAAGCAGTACCTGCTGAATGCAAGGAATTTATCGAACGAACCGGCGTACCAACATTAGCCCCAGCAATCGGCACTGCACATGGTATTTACAGCGGTGATCCGGATATAGACTTTGAGCGAATTAAAGAAATCGCCAACCTTATCGATGAACCGCTCGTTCTGCATGGTGGATCTGCTATTCCAGCAGAGGATGTAAAACAATGCATATCATTAGGAATGGCAAAAATGAACGTATCAACAGAATTAAAAAACGCTTACTCAGAAGCAATAAAGGAACACTTTTCTGAAACACCAGATTCATTAGATCCTAGAAAGTATCTATCCAAAGCAAAAGAAGTAGCAAAAGAACTAGCAAAAGAGAAAATGACATTAGTCGGATGCGCTAGGAAAGCGCCAGAAATAAAGGTAAAGGCATATCCAAATCGAAATAAATTAGATTCCTTGCATGTATAGGGATGGATTGTTGTATTAGTTGAAACGCCTCACTTTTTTTAAGAGTGAGGCGTTGATATTTATTACTTGTGAGAAGCTGAAAAAAAGTAAGTATGCAAAATCCCCACAATAGTCTATGAGTATTTCACAACGAAATCGCCATCTTCTAAAAAGGTTAGGATGACCTATCTCTTTTTAAAATCCTTATTCCAAGTACCCATACATAAATCATCCATATACATTTCTGCAGAATTGTATTCTAAAACATTACGTGTAGACATAGTATTTTTGACCGCGTATAGAGAAATGTGCCTTTTTGGTCCGTATACTGCTCTGCAAATGACAATTGTATATTGTAGTTTTCCCCATTTGTATCAAACAAGGTAATATTAAGCGCTTAAGAAATACATTAAAATAACGATTAATATGAATCATACATTAGCTATCTCCTTTTCTACTATAATCTTTATAACTCTGAAGTAATGACACTAACAATCGGCTTAGTAGAGTTCCCTTCATGGAAGGTAGCTTTGATCTGTTCTTTATCCGAATCTAAACCGTTCTCACGCATTTTTAATAGCTTTTGAATAGATCGTCTGCCAATTTCCTCCTCATTCTGCTTTAAGTGAGTAAAGCGCCAATCCATTGTAGTTACAGTTGGGCTGTCAAAGGATAGGATCGAAATATCTTCGGGCACATTTTTATCAAGCTGTTCCACTGCAATTTTCGCTAAGATGGCAATTTTATATTCTAATGCCATTAATGCGGTTAAGTCAGGATTATCAATTAAATACTGTTTAATCAATTCAATATCTCTTTTTTCCGTAGTGGAATCTCTTCTGATGGTGTCACACCAGTACGCTTTATTTACACTAACCTTATTTTCCGCGAAGGCACTAACAATTCCATTTAGTCGTTCTTCAATGGTTGTAATTTCAAAGTCTTCCGGGATAAGTATACCTATTTGTTCATGACCGCTATCAAATAAATATTTAATGCCTTTCTTAGCAGCGGTAAAATTGTCCGTGGATACTGATGGAGCGGCAATACCTTTAAAACTACGATCTATTAATACAAATGGGAATTTATTCACAATCATTTTCAAAATTTCCAAGCTATAGTGCTCGGATTTGGCAGGAAATACGATCAGTCCATCGACACCATACGCCAGCATTTCCTTGATCGCTTTCTCTTCACGTTCTGGTATACCAAGTGAACGCTTCAGCATTATGAAACACTTCCCATCTGCCTCTTCTTCGATTGCTTCAATAATCCCTGTACCATAGCTTTCGGCAAACCTTGGTACAATTAAGCCGAACACAGGCTTAGTTTGATTATTTTGTTCAACATTTACGGATATTTGACTGTTGTTCAATACAAACGTTCCTTTGCCTCTTTGCCGATATACATGCCCTTCCTGAACTAACTTTTCTAGTGCCTTTTTACTAGTTATACGACTCACTGAAAAATCATCTGCTATCTCTTTCTCAGAAGGTAACTTTTCACCTATCTTATATTTCATAGAAAGAATATCATGTTTCAGAGATTCATACACTTGCTCATACAATGCTTGCATTCTTATCACCTCAAGTTCAACGATGTACTTTATCCTATTAATATACGATTATATCAAAAATAACAAGTCGCCATAAATCATTCATTCCTCTTTTGTACAAAAGAAAAAGGTTAACCAGCTGTTAACTAGTTAACCTTTTTCAGATGTTATTGGCATTGTATCCATTATTTTTGTGAAGAAGCGATAAAAGCCATAAAAAGCGATATACGCTATGAGCGACCCAAGGAAAAACGGAATCAAGAATGTAGTTACTTGAAAGCTGCAATAAATAACAATTAAACTGACGATGCCAATAATAAGTGTTAATAATGGATGAACCAAACTTATGATCATGGCATTTTTCATAGCTTGAAAAAGCTTCGAATGAACATGTACTGTCACAGAAAAGAAATGCAAAGTCATAACAATAAGAAAAAAGCCAATCAACATAAATAAATACATAAAGTTCTCATTTACATGATTTACGAAAAAGAAATAATCAACCACTAATATAACCCATAGAAGTGTAAAAATGCTTCCTCCAAGCATACTTCTAACAAAATTGGCTTTCCAATTCTTAATAAAAAGCTTAAAAATGCTTGCATCATCTTCCGAAAACATTATTTTATACCGCAATACTGCAAACATTGCTGTAGTCGCTGGAAAAAACAGCAATGGTGCTAAAATAAGGATGTATATGGTAAATGCAATAACTTCTATCAGATTATCAACGAGTAATAACATAAAACCTAAATAAGCGATTGGCATATTAAATAAAAACCATAGCAAATTAGTGATAACGATCATCATTAACCAGTTGGCAACTTTATGTGCTTTTCCT encodes:
- a CDS encoding GntR family transcriptional regulator, which encodes MQALYEQVYESLKHDILSMKYKIGEKLPSEKEIADDFSVSRITSKKALEKLVQEGHVYRQRGKGTFVLNNSQISVNVEQNNQTKPVFGLIVPRFAESYGTGIIEAIEEEADGKCFIMLKRSLGIPEREEKAIKEMLAYGVDGLIVFPAKSEHYSLEILKMIVNKFPFVLIDRSFKGIAAPSVSTDNFTAAKKGIKYLFDSGHEQIGILIPEDFEITTIEERLNGIVSAFAENKVSVNKAYWCDTIRRDSTTEKRDIELIKQYLIDNPDLTALMALEYKIAILAKIAVEQLDKNVPEDISILSFDSPTVTTMDWRFTHLKQNEEEIGRRSIQKLLKMRENGLDSDKEQIKATFHEGNSTKPIVSVITSEL
- a CDS encoding class II fructose-bisphosphate aldolase, translating into MTLVSSTPMLQEARESGYGIVAFNVHSFDMLYSVAEAAAEIDAPVIIQTTVGTVQNLGPDSIVKTAHAASEKYDIPMALHLDHCTDLDVIIKCIRAGYTSIMIDASMHPFEENVRLTNQVMNIAKYIDVNVEAELGKVGGVEDNIIVSDKDAEKAVPAECKEFIERTGVPTLAPAIGTAHGIYSGDPDIDFERIKEIANLIDEPLVLHGGSAIPAEDVKQCISLGMAKMNVSTELKNAYSEAIKEHFSETPDSLDPRKYLSKAKEVAKELAKEKMTLVGCARKAPEIKVKAYPNRNKLDSLHV
- a CDS encoding YesL family protein; this encodes MELEGLTGKAHKVANWLMMIVITNLLWFLFNMPIAYLGFMLLLVDNLIEVIAFTIYILILAPLLFFPATTAMFAVLRYKIMFSEDDASIFKLFIKNWKANFVRSMLGGSIFTLLWVILVVDYFFFVNHVNENFMYLFMLIGFFLIVMTLHFFSVTVHVHSKLFQAMKNAMIISLVHPLLTLIIGIVSLIVIYCSFQVTTFLIPFFLGSLIAYIAFYGFYRFFTKIMDTMPITSEKG